AGATAGAGATAGGTTATTAAACTCAGTACTGATAATTTTTTTAGCGTCATTACTTTTCATTTTTAGCTGTTTTAGTTGGTGATAACGTTCTAAAATCATTCTGTTTCTTTCTTTTAACAAGTCACTTACTGTCATAAATTATATTTTTGCAATAAATTTCTTTATATTTATAAAGATAAGGATTAGAAATTAAATTGTTTAAACGATTAATTATCTACAAATATATTATTAATATTAAAAATGAAAAACTTTATTGGATTAAATATCAAATATTTGTGCGAAAATAATTTTTTGTCGCAAGATGAGTTTGGTGCTAAGTTTGGATTGAAGAAAAGCGTTGTAGGAACTTACATTAGAGGTATTTCGTACCCTAAGATAGAAGTGATGCAAAGAATCTGTGAAGAATTTAAGCTTACACTCGACGAATTTATTACGCAGGATTTATACCTAAAATATAAAGGGTATACTAGCGGAAATACAACAGCAGAAGTTGCGGAACCTGAAACTCCTGTTTACGAAGCAGAAAAAGAGGCTCTGCTAAAAACTATAGAGGCGCAAAAGGAAACTATTGCAGCTATGAAAGTTACAATAGATACTCTTTTACAAAAATAAAACCATTTTCTTAGTTAAATTTATAAACTGTAGCAGGGTTATATTACCCTGCTTTTTTATTGCATAAATAGTAGTTTTGTGCAACAAATTGTTAAAAACTTTAAACATTAGTTAATAAAAAAAGTGCTTTTTTGTAGTTTGTTATTAAAAAATACTTACATTTGTAGTGTAAGGTATTGGTAATATTTATACTTTAACTGACTAATTAATAATAAAATACACGTTTTTCAGTTTATAGTTTCTTATTTGTCAATCAAAAAAAGGCTTTGTTCATTTAAAAGTAAAAGGTTATGAAACTATTCTCGCTAGTACTCTCTATTATTGTGTTTTTTATATCCTTGTATTTTTTCTCGGATAAAGTATCAGAAATTTATAGTCTGAACGATTTTATTTATGTATCGTTATTAGGCATATTAATGACAATATGTATAACAGGCATAATTATTAACTGGGATATTTTAATAAAAAATAAAAAGAACAAACTCATGTTGTTTGTTTCAAATAATTTCTCTAAAAAAACAAAAAGACTCCAATAACGGAGTCTTTTTATTTTAAGGTACTTTTTTTATAACCAATTACAAGTAACACTATTATTTTCCATCTTTATCTACTACGGGGCGTTCGTCACGATTAGCCAGTTCCCAAGCAGTTACAAAAGCAAGTTGTGCACGTTTTGCTAATAAGTCGTATTCAATTTTATCGGGCGTATCTGTAGGTTGGTGGTAGTCGGCATGTACACCATTAAAGTAAAATATAATTGGAATACCTTTTTTTGCGAAATTGTAATGGTCTGAGCGGTAATAAAACTGATTGGGGTCGTTTCTGTCGTTAAACGTATAATCCAGTTCTAAATGGGTATATTTAGCATTAGCAGCCTCATTAATATTGTGCAAATCCGTACTCAATCTGTCCGAACCAATAACATATACATAGTTCCCATTGTTTTTATGCTCAACATCCCTACGACCAATCATATCAATATTTAGGTTAGCTATGGTGTTTTTTAGCGGGAATAGTGGATTTTCGCTATAGTAGCGCGAACCGTGCAAACCATACTCCTCTCCAGTAACATGCAAAAATAATATAGAGCGTTTTGGTCCGTAGCCTTCTTTTTTGGCTTCCATAAATGCCTGAGCAATTTCTAGTAACGATACTGTACCCGAGCCATCATCGTCGGCACCATTGTATACCTCGCCATTTTTCATACCAACATGGTCGTAATGTGCCGATATTACCAATATTTCATCTGGTTTTTCGGTACCTTGTATAAAAGCCCATATATTTTCGGAGTCGTTTAAACGAGGGCTAAAATTACGCACCATAAATTCCGAAGGTACTTTTTGGTAAAAACCATCTGCAATTGTAG
The Flavobacterium litorale genome window above contains:
- a CDS encoding helix-turn-helix domain-containing protein, which codes for MKNFIGLNIKYLCENNFLSQDEFGAKFGLKKSVVGTYIRGISYPKIEVMQRICEEFKLTLDEFITQDLYLKYKGYTSGNTTAEVAEPETPVYEAEKEALLKTIEAQKETIAAMKVTIDTLLQK
- a CDS encoding M28 family metallopeptidase gives rise to the protein MKKILLLPLSLFVLSCSTTQLAQHKDYAKADVAKYMNTITPADLEKHLYIVASDEMEGRDTGQQGQKNAGKYLISQYEANGISYPTIADGFYQKVPSEFMVRNFSPRLNDSENIWAFIQGTEKPDEILVISAHYDHVGMKNGEVYNGADDDGSGTVSLLEIAQAFMEAKKEGYGPKRSILFLHVTGEEYGLHGSRYYSENPLFPLKNTIANLNIDMIGRRDVEHKNNGNYVYVIGSDRLSTDLHNINEAANAKYTHLELDYTFNDRNDPNQFYYRSDHYNFAKKGIPIIFYFNGVHADYHQPTDTPDKIEYDLLAKRAQLAFVTAWELANRDERPVVDKDGK